AGTTGGTTCAGACCATTGTAGTGTCCAATGGCACACAAGCTAAGGCAGCAAGCTTACATCAGCGATGTTGGCAGTATCGCCCAAATACCAGATAGTTAAGCTGCAACAGCTGCGTCGGAAGTTTATAATAAGAACGTTTTATTGGCGCAGCTGCTCCGGTGGAATGGTACTGCCTCCTAGCAGCGACCATTGGTACTGCAAGTAACGTTGCCTGACACGTCGTGTCAGTCTTGCCATTCCAGGGTAGGCTAAAGATAGTAGAGCGCTACCGAAGGTCGGGTGACGTGGTCAACAGTGCAGGGATAATGTTCTCCTGGGAGTGGCGTGTTCATGTCTGCATAAAGAGCTAAAGGTCAGTTCGTATTCCTGCTACAGAAGGACTGAATCAAAGGCCGATCCCTTTCTCCCAACTGCCCAAGGAAACTGGTACAAGTCCTTTGTGTATCAGTTCTGTTACGGATGTTTCTGTCATGGAGGGACAGTGAGATTTCATAATAGCTGTGTGCATCACTACCATCAAATATCGATCGTCAAAGGTTACGCTGAATTCGCTGCATAGAAGAGTAATTCGTAAACGTACAACGAAGAAGGAGAATGCTATGTTCATCAACGTTCTCCAGTGCAGGATATGTGGCGGAAGATGATGGGCCGAGCTGGGTGACGTAAGCTGACAACAATCAATGAACGTTTCTGACCGCTAATCGATCAGGCGGTGGCCGttatcatcaccatggcaacgccTGACGCCGAGGAGGAGGTCCCCGATCGTCTGCAGTACAATTTCGGTGCCGATGGAGACTTGTACTTCCGGGATAAAGGTCATGCCTCCCTGATCGTTTCCGGGATCCTGGATGGCGAGTCCTCCAATTTTCAAAAGCTCGTGCAGGCGAGAGCTGCTGAAATTGCGGTGAAATATAATAAGGCagattttgaacttgacctggCGCCAAGAGCCGACAAGTACGCCGAAGTCTTGGACATTCTGCAGGGATGGAGGAAGACGGGAGAGTGTTGTGACGTCATTCTGTGCGTCAGCGAGCGGGATATCCCATGTCACCGCGCGGTCCTGGCCGCCTGCAGTCCGTACTTCAAACTTCTACTGCTCGGAGGCTTCGCGGAAAGCTGCCAGGAGAGGGTTCAGCTGGAGGAGGTTTCTCCCGAAACAGTCGAGCGAATCGTCTGCTACGTTTACAGCGGCAGCGTGGCCGTGTCTCGCGAGAACGCGGAGGGGTTGCTGCACAGTTCCACCATGTTCCAGCTGCCGACCGTGACGGAGGCTTGCTGCAGCTTTTTCCGACACAACTTAGACCCGGAGAACTGCTTCGACATCAAGACACTGGCGGAGGCGTACTACTGCCCGGAACTGGCCAAAGACGCCAAAGGCTTCGTCATGAGCAACTTTCCCGCCATTTCTAAGACAGAACGATTTGAGCGCCTGGCCTGCGAAGAGTTGGTTGATATTCTCACGAGCCAGACTTGTCACTGGTCGAAGGAGACGCTGCTAGAATCCGTCCTGAAATGGGTAAAATCGTCTAAAGACGAGCGACGTGCGAACATACCGGAATTACTTTCCAAGTTGGATCTAAAACTGATCAAAGAAACATACCTGGAAAACGTCTTACGAAGAGAACGCGTCCTGACCGAATGTGAAGAAAGCGCAAAGATTGTCGCAGACGCAAAAGCGGCGATGGAAGAGCGAAACCTGAAGACTGCTGGCTCTGACGTCATCCTGCAGGTGGGGGGGCTGAGCGGCAGCGAGAGGGTGCAGCAGACATCCGGGGTCTACGGGAACGCCACGGACAAGGTCACAGAGGTGAAGGAACTGATTAATGAACGAGTTAGGGAACAAATGAACTAATTCATGATTGTGTGATTCAGATTATGAATAACTAAATGAAAGAATAAAGAACTTAAGATCCAACGATCGAACGAATGAATGCTTCGTGGATGGGGAagaataaatgaagaaaaaagatcTAACTAATGGACGAATGGTTAATGCATGAacgcatggatggatggatggatggatggatggatggatggatagatattTTGTTTGGGCAACGACGTACATGGACATCGTAGGCTGAAGGACTCTTTCTTGCAAACGGTTGAGACGAAAAAGTTCCAACTCagtttattatatatatatatatgtaactttatttcacaacaatcgtacaaggtacaatgtatggcatctactggtacagttctataaggctaatctacctgatacaagagtgtTTAGTATTGAAgcatgagcttttacaatcgattgaatcattggaagaatttctaacgtctagacattcttcgCTATAGTTTCCTATGTATAAAACGGCAATGATGTGTAGCAAGCAGGTCGTTCCTATTATACACAGGGAAGCCATACAAAAGTACTTAgcgttacattaacaataaTATGCTCTGAACTGTTGATGTACATTATGGATGCACACCTGTACAGGTGGACTGCCTGGACCCGGGATCCATGCGCTGGGCGTCCCTAACTCACCTGCCGGGGCAGCTGAAGTACTTCACGCACAACGTCACCGCGCTGGACGCTGACGTCTACGTTCTGTCCACCTCGGAGGATGAGCGGGTGACGGAAACGTGGCGCTACATGACGCAAACCAACGTCTGGGCTAGACTCCCAATCCCTCGTCACCACCACAGGGGCACGGTTGGCATGGCAACGTTAGAAGGACGAGTCTACGTCATCGGAGACCGCCTGAAGGCTGGCGCTGACGTCACGACCAACGAAGCTTACTCCCCCTCCACCAACCAATGGGAGACCGTGCCTCACGTCTACGTCGGCGTGTTCAAGTTCACCATGGTAACGTGTGGCGGGAAACTTTACCTGCTGGGCTACTCTGGGGACGACGGCATCGTCCGCGTGCAGACGTACAGCCCTGGGGACGAGAGCTGGGAGGAGTTCTGGGCCCCGGACTACCACGCCATGAAGCGGCAGTTCCAGTCGGTGGCCTGCGGGAGCCTCATCTACCTCATGCCGGTCTCCCGCGCCTACAAGATGTACGCCCTGGACACGCACTTCCGCTCCTGGGTGCAGATCCGAAACCCCAAACAGAGCCACCTGCAGTGCGGATGGACCACGCTAGGCGGCAGGATCTGGCTGACGGGAGGCCGCGAGTTCCACTTCTACCACAACCCTCACGTTTGTCCGCTTCTTTGTTTTCCTTGCATGGTCCTTAACTTAGAATGTAGCCATTGAAAGATACATCTTGCTTGAAGCGACGTTATCATAACGTCGTTTCAAGCGACAGTGTCCCATCAGTGGCAACTGCCGAAAAATACACTTTAATAGTATTTGTTTTAGGTACTGCACAGGTAGTACAGAAAGTTCGGAAGCTTGGATTCGATGAATCATATCTCTGTTAATGCTTTTTCAGTTGTGTGGTATCATGTATCATTTGAAAGCTTAAGCATCGCCCTTAACAATGGTGCCATACTTGTCATTGATCCTACATTCAAAGGGCGAACACCAAAGCTGTTCTTGGTACTATAATGAGATTAAGCACATGATGTTCACCCCTCAGATTGAGTGCTACGACCCCCAGGACGAGAGCTGGACGATCGTGGGCGCGCAGAGCTCGGGAATCCGCCGCGGGCACGTCTGTGTAGCGGTGCGCAGCTGCGAGTGGATCGGGGAGAGGCTGTCTCAGGGCCCGAGCACCCGCACAGCTCGGCCCGGGGAGTGGGCCTGGATGGACGAGCTGCTGGCCACGCAGTGGAATCAGTATGGACTGCAGAGTAGCCTGGACTTTGGCGTTCCTCTCGACATCGACAGCGAGtgaaaatagaatgaaaacaTCTCATTGAATCTCCACCGCAACCAATCGAAGAAGTCGTAGAAACCTTTCCGAGGACAGAGTTTCGATAGAGGGGTAGTCCACATATCCACTGTTTTGAAGGAATTAGCCGGGGGATGGAAATAGAAGGAAAGGGATTGCAGTCTATATGCAGGAAACGACCGTACAGTGGTCTCAGCACAGCTACAGACTAGAAGGTAGAAGGTAGCCTGGAGTACGGACTTTCAAACGCCATAGagaactagcctccttcgcagacatCTGGAGTCTCAACAGA
The nucleotide sequence above comes from Branchiostoma lanceolatum isolate klBraLanc5 chromosome 14, klBraLanc5.hap2, whole genome shotgun sequence. Encoded proteins:
- the LOC136448642 gene encoding kelch-like protein 20; amino-acid sequence: MATPDAEEEVPDRLQYNFGADGDLYFRDKGHASLIVSGILDGESSNFQKLVQARAAEIAVKYNKADFELDLAPRADKYAEVLDILQGWRKTGECCDVILCVSERDIPCHRAVLAACSPYFKLLLLGGFAESCQERVQLEEVSPETVERIVCYVYSGSVAVSRENAEGLLHSSTMFQLPTVTEACCSFFRHNLDPENCFDIKTLAEAYYCPELAKDAKGFVMSNFPAISKTERFERLACEELVDILTSQTCHWSKETLLESVLKWVKSSKDERRANIPELLSKLDLKLIKETYLENVLRRERVLTECEESAKIVADAKAAMEERNLKTAGSDVILQVGGLSGSERVQQTSGVYGNATDKVTEVKELINERVREQMN
- the LOC136448907 gene encoding kelch-like protein 24; the encoded protein is MRWASLTHLPGQLKYFTHNVTALDADVYVLSTSEDERVTETWRYMTQTNVWARLPIPRHHHRGTVGMATLEGRVYVIGDRLKAGADVTTNEAYSPSTNQWETVPHVYVGVFKFTMVTCGGKLYLLGYSGDDGIVRVQTYSPGDESWEEFWAPDYHAMKRQFQSVACGSLIYLMPVSRAYKMYALDTHFRSWVQIRNPKQSHLQCGWTTLGGRIWLTGGREFHFYHNPHIECYDPQDESWTIVGAQSSGIRRGHVCVAVRSCEWIGERLSQGPSTRTARPGEWAWMDELLATQWNQYGLQSSLDFGVPLDIDSE